GATAATTTTAGTTTTGATTCTATTTTGGTTCCATACAATGCTACCTCTGGTGCAAAACGAGGATTAATGGCTGCAATGGATCTTGCAGAAAAAATTGATGGACAAATCACATTAATCACATGTATTGAATCTTCGTCACTTGCATCTTTTTTTAGAAAAAACAAAAAAGATGAATTTGAAAAAGAGAGAAAAATTATCCAAGATGAGTTAGAAAATATTGAATATGACACAAAAAAACTAAAAAAACCGCTAAAACATGTTATTCTGAAATCTTCTTTTGCTCCAGATACAATTGCTGAATATGCAGAAGAAAATAAGATAGGATTAGTTGTTATAGGACAGACCAAAATATTGCCTACTGAAGAGAAATATCATGAAAGAATGGCACAGTATCTCTTACGAGGTTTAAGTTGTCCTATTTTAATTGTTAAATAAAATATTCTTTACGTGATAAGCAAAACGATAAAGTTAGTTTTCAAACACCTCATCAATTGAACGTACAAAAATCTCATGGATGATGTCAGATTCAATATCGTCAAGTGACCTACGATGTTCAATCTCTGCCCATCCTGCATCATCAACAGTAATGGAACCAGTAGAATTTAATTTCACAAACTCATTTGGAATACAAATAAGATCATCATAGTTTGTCAAACTCTCATCAAAATCTGTTGGGATATCATCATCGATCAAGGCAGGATTATTTGAAATAACTGGGTTTTCCAAATCTAGTTGTATTTCCAGTTTGGTGTTTTCTAAGGATCCAAAATCATATTCCAAAAGTTCAAATGAAAACAGGAAATCAGGTTCTGGATATATCACCGTAGAACTATACACTTGTCCCCACAATGGAAATGGGAATTGTTTCGATATGGAGTAGGTGGACCTTTCCTTGATGTCGTATCCCACTGCAAACACTTCAAATGGTTCCTGACCAATTTCAGTAACATCCTCATTTAGAACCATCATGTCTGAATCTACTGTAAGATAAGATGGGACAGTGCCCCAAGACTGGCCAACTTGTAATATTTTTGGAAAATTTGAGTTTGCAAATTTCCCAATATTGAACAAAGTATTTTCTACAGATTGCGCAAATTCCAAATTAGAATTGTCAGTAGTAATTTCAAACGTGTCTGCATCTATTTGAAAAATACCTGGCTTTGTAAAGTCATCATAGGAAACAAATGATTGAGCAATCCATGTCTTGCCGTTTGGTCCGTCAAAGATATCGTAAAAATCAAGTTGGATGGCATAACATTTTTCTGCAAACATTGATTTTGTAAAAGTCTTGTCATCGCAAACTCTATAAACAAATGAATCTCCAGGATTCAGGTTGGAACCCACATACCATTCCTTTTGTTTTTGATAAACAATGATGTCATCAATTCCAACTGCAAAAGAATTTGAAATTGAGAAAAACAACAAAGAGACAAGAATTATGGCAGGATGCTTTTTTTCCAACATGTAGCAAATTTGAGTTCAATAAAAGATGGAATGATGTCATCAAATAGATGTTATCGTGGAGGCAGTGGTTTTTTGAAAAATATTTACAATTACACTTACTCGTTTCACCAGATATTGAGTCAAGAAAACAAATTTTGAAACGGTAAGAACTTTTTGCAAGACTTTCTGCGTTGCAGAATCATCTTGAAAATATGTTTTCAACAATTTGGCCCATATCTCACATTTTTTAACAGATAATCCTGTGATCAAAATTCTGATCATAGGATGAATCACCATAAAGTGACCATGAGTTTTGATTTTAGGTATGGATGCAACACTTGAAGCATTACAGAGCATGCAAGGTGTCATGGGCCTTGAGACATGAAAGAGCAAGGACTCTTAAATTCCGTCTCAAATTTCAAACATAATCCAGGTTGCCGGATTCACACTAATTTTGTGGCTTAAAACTGAGCCAGAATTATCAAGTATGGCAGAAGATAAGATATTGTTTTCGACGATCATTAAAAAAACTAAAAGAAAATCAGAGTATCCCGTAACAATCACAATTCCAAAGACGGTCATACAGGCATCAAACTCTATGTCAGATTTTTTCAAGGTTTATGCATACTCAGACAGAATAGAGATCAGGCCACATCAATTCAAATGTGTTATCAAGAAAAGAGAGGATGCAAAAAATCACAGAACAGTAAAACAAAATGATATGCCTGCAGAGCATTCAATTAAAAGTACAGATGCACATATTGAAGAGACAAAACATAGTGAAAATGACAATACAGAAGAAATAACAAACAAGCTAGATGATGCAATAAACCAACTAGAAAAATAAAAAAATCATTTCATAGGTTTGTAGACTAGTGCTGTAACTAACTTTTTTTCTTTATCACTTAGTTTGGCATCATAGATTCTTTGAAGTTTCGGATTTCTAGACCATATGTGGCAACGCTTGAAACCAAGATCGGGCCATTTTTTCATGTTTAGCAACACATGTTCAGGATGACTCTCAACCTCGCTGTATGATTCAATTTCAACTGAGATTGGAGTGTCAGACTCATAGTGATATGCTACGAGGTCAGTGCGTAGCTTGCCTTTTTTCACCTTTTGATTTGCTACAGCTACAAAATGTTTTTTCTTTAGATACATCTCTGCAATATCAGAGGCCAATAGTTCAATGTCGTTGGCAGTTCCAATATCCTCAAAGGAGTAATCAAAATATGTAGAGTAAGCTTGCTTTGAAATTGTGTAGAGTGTTTTTCTTGAATCAGTGCAGATGACAAGCTTCTTTCTCATCAACGAACGAAGTATCTTCTTTACTTGATCACGTGCAGTTGTTCCATCAAGATATTGCTCTGTAATGGACTTGAGGTTCAGTGCATCGTGTCTTAGAATCAACAGGACATACCACTCAGGCTTTTCTCGAAACTCTACTGACAGATTCCTATACCACCTAATATTTTGAGAGAGTGCCTTGTTCAAAAATGAGCCCTCAACTATACCATATCCATATTTTTGCCTCTGATCTTCGATGAACTCATCTCTTTGTTTATCATCCATGTTTAGTTTTGGCGGGTAATGCAACCAAAATTGTGCAGGTGCTGGCTGCTCTATGCCAGGTTCTGCGCGCATCTTAATAGTCCAGTGAAAGTCTTCTTGGGATGCCAATTGTTGCTGAATTTCTTTTGAGAACTGAGGGTCCCATATCTGAGCGATTCTTCTAGCATCACGACCTGAGACTTTTCCTGCAAACTGGGTTCCACAGTTACCTGTAATCTCTTCTAATAATTTGTCATTGATTTGTGCTGTTGTCTGATGTGCAAGAATCAATCCAAGACGATAAGACCTAGCATGAGACAGAATTAGCGGCAATACCTGCAAGTTTTTTACAATCTGAAATTCATCCAAAGCTAATACTACTTGGGTTCGGTCTTTTTCATCAGGTACTTTTGCAGCTCTTTCTTGAATCGTAAACCACAATTTTATGATAAATGCCTGTATTGCCAATGGCTGTACATGGTGAGGTATGTTCAATGCAGAGACCCTTACAACGGTATAATGGCCAGGAGAAATCAAGTCTGTAAAATTCACAGTTCCGTGAGGCACACAAAAAATCTGCTTTAGTATCGGATCTGTCGCAAATTGTTCAACCCTGTTAAGTAATGGTGTAAATGAATCTCCCCTCATAGAAGCTATTGATTCAAGGGCCTGCTTCATTTCAGAATCTGGTTTTCCAATCGAGTGAAATATCTCTTGTAGTATATCCTCACCGTCTTCTTGTATTCGAGTTACAATGTTGTGGATATCAAGGAATGTAGGCGCATCATTTCCAGTATAAAGATAATACAGTAGGGCCCGAAATATTCTCTCCATCTGAACAAAGACTTGGTTTTGTCCGTACCATTCCTTTACAATTTCCATAAAATAACCCACATATCTTGATACTACTTGCTCTCTTTCTTGAGGAATGTGTAAAGGCAACTCCAATGGATTGATTGAAAATTTAGTAAGACTAGGATCAAGAAAATGTACATGTTTTGCATCAATGGATTCTTTTTGGCACTGCTGGAAAAACTTGAATGAGTCATCGCCTTTAGGATCCAGATAGATAAAGGAATTCGGAAATGTACCATCAAGGTTCAGCATTTCAAGATGCTTTGAGATGAGTCTAATCAGAGAGGTCTTTCCAGTGCCTGTTGCACCTACGGCATACATGTGTCTTGAAAAATCATCAGTGGAAACTACTGAAGCATGTGCATCACTTGATTTCACTAGTTGGCCAAAAATATCCCCTAGTTTTCTGCCCAATGCTGTAGCATCGCCTCTTTTGAATAATCCTAGTGAAATTCCCATCTTTCCAGACCATTGTTGCGGCACCATTACACTTCTCGTGGTCTTTATGTTTGGAATTGTAGGAGTTGGTAAGTGAATGAATAGCGGAATCTCTGACGGATTCAAAATCAAAAAGGGCAGTGGTTTTCTGTCACGGTAACCAAAAATTCCCTTCTCAAAGTACACATCAAGAGCATTGTAGATGCAAGGGGCAGGGTCAGGCAATAGTCTTGATGGAAAAATATCAATTCTTTGTTTTTTTGTTTTGTTTTTTCCAATCTTGATATGTTTTTGTTTTTTTGGATTTGATGTGAAAAAATCACCGTGTCTGTATTTGTATTTCGTAAGACGTTCATGGTTTGAGATGATGCTCTCAACTGGCATTGATTCTATTTCATCAAAATTCAAGTCCAATTCATGATCACTTTGAATCAATCCCCTAATACTCATCAGTGCATGAGAACCCTGCATCTTTGTTGTTGAATGTTTTAGCAATGTATTGTAGTTGTTGTAAAAATCGCTTTGAAGTTCTGGGTGATTGCCAGGTACCTTGTATGGATTGAATATCAAATCCTTTGTACTGACATACTTTTTGCTTGAGATTTCTGCAAATTTTTTATTTAATCGTGCAACATGCCTTAAGAAAAATTTGGTAAAGTTGTGGTATTTGAAAGTGAATTGAATCCATGCAAATTTTGAAATCTGGATTGTGTTTGAGATTTGAGTGATTATTTCGTGTGCCCTGGCTTGATCAAAGACTGCAGCATAGTGACCGTGATATGTCCCAATGTCAAAAATTTGGTAGTTCTCATTTTTATCAAACCAGTTAGGAGTGACAACTCCAAGATCTGCAAAACCAGCATTAGGATACATGTTGGAAAATGATTGCTTGAAACTATCAAGATCATATTTTTCTGCAACCAGAACCAAGCTGAGTTCTCTTTTTTGTCCATCCCACCACAATTCAAAGGAGCGAATTCCAGTACCAACAATCCCACCAGCTGCAATTATTGCAGTTTTCTCATTAATGGAGACAGGCACAGTTACCAGAGAACATCGGAGTTTATTTGCGGTATCCAGGAATTCTTTTGTCTGGTCCAGCTGGCCGTTTTGTTTTTTGGAATTGCCTAGTCGCCATTTATCTGAACCCATGCTGAAAAATCACAAACAAATTTGGGATTTGATTTAAGAGGAACTACATGGTATGTAATTGCACATACTGTTGACAGATATATCAGAGAACAAGAAAAGTAGACGATTCATCTGTCGGACAAATACGGGAGGTCATTTTGCATCAAAATTATAAATACACAAAAGAGACACAGAAAATGAATAACATGGAAACACGAAAATTCACCATACAAGTAATCAAATCATCAGAGGGAGGATACACAGGACGATGCCTTGAATTGCCTGCAGCAATTAGTGAAGGAGACACATTAGAGGAATTAGAAGCAAACATGAAAGAAGTAGTTTCACTAATCCTAGAATCCATTGAGGAAAAAACCAAACCAGATCAAAAAATCATCATTGAGATTACAAATTGAGTCTAAAAAACCACAATTGGCTAGATGTCATAAAGGCATTAAGCAAATTCGGTATTCTGTAAACAGGCAAAGAGGAAGTCACATAATATTACAAAACAAAAATGGGAACATAGTTCCAGTACCAAGACATTCTCCAATCAAAGAATCAACACTAAAACTCATACTAGAACAAGCTGAAATCTCAAAAGATGATTTTCTAAAATACATCTAATTTGTCCAATAATGAAAGACCATTTTGTGTAAAATGCCAAACAATGAATCAAGCAGAGAGATTGCAAATACCTGTAGAAAATGCCACGTTTATATGGCAATTTTCTCAAATAGGTTATTTCATAATTACCCAATCTTAAACGGGATCGACTTTCCTGTTTGTGCATGAACATAAAGGAGAATATGAATAATATCTTACAAGGTAAATTTGAAATTTTAGATACAAATCCACACATCAAAAACAGTCAAACTCTGGGGCACATTATATTTGAGGGCATGATACCATGACGCTTTTGACAAGATCTGGGGAAAAACAAGAACAAGCAGTAATTGTTGAATCCCCTGCTGGAAGAGGGGTTTTGTATGTTACAACAATTGGATTAATTTTAGAGATTCACGGAAGAGGAATCTATATGGACCTAAGACATGAATTTATCACATCTGTAATTAACACAAACAGAAACAAAGTTGTCGTATCCTGGATAGAAAACAAGAAGGATAGTTTTTCATTTGAGTTTAGAACAGACAAGGCAGGCGAGTTTGCAAAAGCAGTATCTGAAAAACACAATTATTCTGCAAATTTTTCTGATGATCATGAAGGTCATCCCGTAGACTTGACTGGAGATGTAAAGGAAATGATAAGGCAATGTAGATTAGAGCCATACAATCACAAACTAGAACCATTAGAGCAAAAACTCTCTGAGATACAATCACAGCTTGACAATCTGAGTGGAAGAGAGTATGTTGAAATCGGAGAGCAAAAAGTTGCGCTTGATTATCAAAAGGAGCCATTGATAAAAGAGATTGATGCAATAAAACAACAGCGAAAGACCATTGAAGAGATGCCAATCATTAGATCAAGTGTAATTCCAAAAGAAGTTGACTCTGTAAATGTATGGAATGATTGCTATTACGATACATCAAGAAAGGCATACATTACTTTCAATAAAAGATTTGAGCAAATGAAAGAAGCTAGAACAAGAGACATTCAAGTTCAATTTGACAAAGAAATGGGAAAAGAATCAGGAATCATTATTGAGGAATCTAAAATTACAATCAAATACGGAATTTCTGCAATAATTGCTAAAGATCAAGATGGAAATCCAGTATGGCATCTTCTACCCATAATGACTGATGAAATGCTAACTGATGAAATTGTTACAAACAGGTTATGGTCAAAATCTGATGATGAATCTGTGTTATATGAAACAGTTTCAGAAGCTTGGTTAAGTATGGGAACAAAAGGTTTGATGTTGACTGAAAGAGAAAGAGAAGTGGGTGTAAAAAGAGGAACATATGCAGATGTTCCAATGGAACAACTGAAATTAATTAATCATAGAAAATAACAATAAAATTAATTATTTTTAATCAGTAATATCCTGTATTTGTTATATCAATTCAGGATAAAGAGACATTGCACCTTTTGCAGTGATTGCCCCCATATCTGACAAGTAGTATTTTTTTCCTTTTTTGATTACATGTTCTGCTGTAACCAATTCATCTAAGATCGGACTAGAATTCATTTGAATTGCTGATGTATTTTTTGTTGCACCATTTTGTAACAAATATACGAGTATCTCTTCATTCCGGTCAGGCGTAGGATAGTAAGACGTACGGATTAACATTTTCTGTATATGCATAGGCATTGAGGTTATTCCACTTTTTGATTTCATCTGAATATGGGTTGCGTGTCCCAAGTGTGTTATGTTGATCTTTTTCGATTCTAATTGTTTTTGGCATGCCTCTATCAAATTGAGTGCTTTTTGTACAGTTCTGAAATTTAATTCTGTCTTTTTACTTATCTTGTTTAATGTGTATGCCTCCCCATTTTGAATGGCTTTCATTATTTGTAGAGTTGCACTAACAAGATCTGTTCTTGACATTATGTATAATTATACAATATTGTTATATAATACTTACTGTATAATTATACAGTATGGATGACTATGAGATCGCAATAATATTGCAGGCCTACAACAAAGGGATAATCGGAATGAAAAACTATGTTGCTATTGAAAAGTTTTCAAAAATGATCAACTGGCAAAAAATTTCAACAGTATACAGAATAAAGAAAGGATTCAAATCTGTTGCCCAAAAACTTGTGAAACGTAAACTGCTTTCTGATGATGGAAAAAGTATGGCAGTATTATACCTTGATAAAATTGGCGCATCATATATTATTGGAATGAATGAGAATGAACCTAAACGTATCTCCAAAATTTTATCTAAGATTGAGTAAAAACGAAACAAAATAATTAGATTTTAAAAAATACAACATTATAAAAAATTGGACTTGACAATTAATTCTTTCTGATTAATTTTGATATGTCTTTCAAAAATAAAATTTTTGATTTTTATTTTAAATGAAAGATCTTTGATTGTTGAATAGATTCTGTCAAGATAGGGGAAAAACCTCAATTCAAAATACTAGTAATAAGTAAATCAAATATGTCAAATGAAGATATAAAAAAACATCAAAAGAATTTTCATTCAGTGTTGTTACATATTCTATTCAATTGGAAGATGTTATGACTACAATAATTTGTCTGGAATTATCAAATGGTTGGTTGAAAACAGAATTTTTTGTTAATTATTATGATAAGGTCAGTTTTGATAGTAAAATCAATTTGGCTTAACTAATCATTAAAAACAACCATCCTACAATCTTAAAATATATCTGTATTTTTTCCACTAGAACCCGATTTAACATCATTAAGCATACGACTTGCAGACTGTGGGTGTTGTTTTATTTGCTCTGCCAGTTTAACAGTAATCTGTTCTTGAACCTTTGGAGACATGTGATCAAATCCATCAATGCTTTGCTGTTGATGTGCAAGCAATTCTTGCTGTGTTTGAGGTAGATTCAACAAAGAAGGAGTTTCCATACTATGAATCATCCCACCGGGGTTTGAAACCATTAGTGCCGAGACACATGATGAACCAAATGATGAAGATACAATCTCGGGATTTACTAGAGTCTCCATGGATATCATGTTGTGATTGACATTTCTCACGACAGAGTTTGCCATTCCCATTTGCCCAATTTCAAATGCCTTTGTCTGCCCTGCACTCATGACTGAGCGTGCAGTGTACCTTGACATCTCAGGATTGCCAGCAATACTGCCTGCAGAATGTATTGCACCGGCTGCAGTTCCAGCAGCAGCACCAGTCAATGCGCCTTTTGCTAATGTCTTGAATTTCTCAAATCCCCCCATTCCTGATGTTGCTTGTCCAAGACCCAATGATGAGACTGAATTGCCAGCTATTGCGCCTATTCCGGCACCTGCCGCATGACCCATCACGTTTACTCCAGCTCCCTCCATTGCAGATGATGCAGAGGCCATTCCCTGTGCCATTCCCTGTATCCCAGTTCCGCTAATAATTGCAGCACTTTGCATAGCAGTCTGCATGGCCTGTCCCACATGTGTTGCCATCTGGCCCAGCATGGGTGACAAAAAGATAGGAAAAAATACTGCCAGGAATCCTACTGCCAAAGTCGAAAACCAGTCCTGCATTGCAGGAAGATTAGTCGAATCAAGATATGCAAGTCCCGCAGTTAGCACCATGGCAGAAAATATTGGCGCAATGGAGAGACCTATCAAATTGTCAGTAAGAAGAGTTGTTGCCTTTTTGAAAAATGGCACCAAGGACAAAACAAGGATTAACGGCAATGCAATTATCAGAACAGATGTCAGCACAAGACGAACGGCAGATAATACAAACATCATTGCAGTCATCATCATTACAGCAATTCCCCTAAACAATGCCAAGAAGACATTTTTGAGCAATGCCTGTCCTGCGGTTCCAGGGTCTGCAAGTGCTGCGCCCCATGCACTGACATCAAATGCATCAGGTGGGAGTACAGATCCCATGCCTTGCCACAACGTCTGGGATCTGGTGGAAGGATCACTTGAATCAAAGGGATCCATCAAAAACAATGATGTATTCTCAATTGAGACAGCATACAGATCCCACACATAAGGAAATATCATAAAGAAAGGTAGGAAGACAATTACTTTGGTAATGATTTTAAATGCAGTTCCTGGCTGCATCAGATTGAAATCTTCGGCAAACCAGGCAATCCCTGCAACCATGCCAAGAATTATCAGCATTATTGTTGCAACCAATACCAGAAGATAGTAAAGTTGCAGACGCTCATTTGGGGAACCATCATGGGTATCAGCCATTTCTGTGTCAGAAGAATAGTCAAAGAAAGTAGGCATCTCAGAGAGCAGTTCGGGTGCTAAAGGACCACCAACCTCAACAAAAGTCTGTGAAATAGCAATGACTGCACCAAACATTATCATGCCAATTCCAAGCATAAGGGGAATGGTAAATACAAAGCCGTGTCTCTTGTGGAATGAAATTCCGTATGCCAACAAGAAGAAATTTTGAGTTTCTATTAAAGGAGAACCAAAAAATAAAAAATTTGATCACAGGATTGCAAGAACTAGCAAAACACACA
This genomic window from Nitrosopumilus ureiphilus contains:
- a CDS encoding type IV secretory system conjugative DNA transfer family protein, which translates into the protein MGSDKWRLGNSKKQNGQLDQTKEFLDTANKLRCSLVTVPVSINEKTAIIAAGGIVGTGIRSFELWWDGQKRELSLVLVAEKYDLDSFKQSFSNMYPNAGFADLGVVTPNWFDKNENYQIFDIGTYHGHYAAVFDQARAHEIITQISNTIQISKFAWIQFTFKYHNFTKFFLRHVARLNKKFAEISSKKYVSTKDLIFNPYKVPGNHPELQSDFYNNYNTLLKHSTTKMQGSHALMSIRGLIQSDHELDLNFDEIESMPVESIISNHERLTKYKYRHGDFFTSNPKKQKHIKIGKNKTKKQRIDIFPSRLLPDPAPCIYNALDVYFEKGIFGYRDRKPLPFLILNPSEIPLFIHLPTPTIPNIKTTRSVMVPQQWSGKMGISLGLFKRGDATALGRKLGDIFGQLVKSSDAHASVVSTDDFSRHMYAVGATGTGKTSLIRLISKHLEMLNLDGTFPNSFIYLDPKGDDSFKFFQQCQKESIDAKHVHFLDPSLTKFSINPLELPLHIPQEREQVVSRYVGYFMEIVKEWYGQNQVFVQMERIFRALLYYLYTGNDAPTFLDIHNIVTRIQEDGEDILQEIFHSIGKPDSEMKQALESIASMRGDSFTPLLNRVEQFATDPILKQIFCVPHGTVNFTDLISPGHYTVVRVSALNIPHHVQPLAIQAFIIKLWFTIQERAAKVPDEKDRTQVVLALDEFQIVKNLQVLPLILSHARSYRLGLILAHQTTAQINDKLLEEITGNCGTQFAGKVSGRDARRIAQIWDPQFSKEIQQQLASQEDFHWTIKMRAEPGIEQPAPAQFWLHYPPKLNMDDKQRDEFIEDQRQKYGYGIVEGSFLNKALSQNIRWYRNLSVEFREKPEWYVLLILRHDALNLKSITEQYLDGTTARDQVKKILRSLMRKKLVICTDSRKTLYTISKQAYSTYFDYSFEDIGTANDIELLASDIAEMYLKKKHFVAVANQKVKKGKLRTDLVAYHYESDTPISVEIESYSEVESHPEHVLLNMKKWPDLGFKRCHIWSRNPKLQRIYDAKLSDKEKKLVTALVYKPMK
- a CDS encoding type II toxin-antitoxin system HicB family antitoxin: MNNMETRKFTIQVIKSSEGGYTGRCLELPAAISEGDTLEELEANMKEVVSLILESIEEKTKPDQKIIIEITN
- a CDS encoding universal stress protein; this translates as MGDNFSFDSILVPYNATSGAKRGLMAAMDLAEKIDGQITLITCIESSSLASFFRKNKKDEFEKERKIIQDELENIEYDTKKLKKPLKHVILKSSFAPDTIAEYAEENKIGLVVIGQTKILPTEEKYHERMAQYLLRGLSCPILIVK
- a CDS encoding type II toxin-antitoxin system HicA family toxin, with the translated sequence MRLQIESKKPQLARCHKGIKQIRYSVNRQRGSHIILQNKNGNIVPVPRHSPIKESTLKLILEQAEISKDDFLKYI